One genomic window of Mycolicibacterium neoaurum includes the following:
- a CDS encoding helix-turn-helix domain-containing protein: MITLDRLVNVLGGYGVVTRLCAVPRSTELRSVVLPETAGGEPVLGDVLLAIGADSVDQALAWAVSAHAAVVLVRGADDEVPASLPDGVAVLLVDAALPWSELAAVAYGLVLEGRETESGRGPTDLFALADSLAAAIGGAVIIEDRHAQMLAYSRLQQTADAARVETILRREQPARVRDELTRRGVFAHLGSSDEPIFVDPDPQLGLTGRMVVAARVGRELLGSVWVACSEPLQGTGLTALRTGVRTVALHLLRSRASADLERQVESESVQRLLEGAADAVAVASRVGLPLGPLRVIALRARLEPDRHTALLVTFEKATAGFGWSRPGRSALAENTVYTVLPGESADTARAWLDELRAVLPGQATLMAGISGAAEAGELAAARWEADECLALHEAGAPDLPPPAYDESWDDLVLQRLRTAVDNGRGPSRGPVIDLHRHDREHGTPYVRTLRVWLECQGDPVRTGAVLGVHENTVRYRLRKMAEVAAVQVDDPRKRLAMMIELAILDRT, translated from the coding sequence GTGATCACCTTGGATCGCCTGGTCAATGTGCTGGGCGGGTATGGCGTGGTGACGCGGTTGTGCGCGGTGCCGCGCAGCACCGAACTGCGCAGCGTGGTGCTGCCCGAGACCGCTGGTGGCGAGCCGGTGCTCGGTGACGTGCTGCTGGCCATCGGCGCTGACTCGGTGGATCAGGCGTTGGCCTGGGCGGTCTCGGCGCATGCGGCCGTGGTCCTGGTCCGGGGCGCCGATGACGAGGTTCCCGCGTCGCTTCCCGATGGCGTCGCGGTGCTGTTGGTGGACGCCGCGCTGCCGTGGAGCGAGCTGGCGGCCGTGGCATACGGGCTGGTGCTGGAGGGCCGGGAGACCGAATCGGGCCGCGGTCCCACCGATCTGTTCGCGCTTGCGGACAGCCTGGCGGCGGCGATCGGCGGCGCGGTCATCATCGAGGATCGGCACGCGCAGATGCTGGCCTATTCGCGATTGCAGCAGACGGCCGATGCGGCGCGCGTGGAGACCATCCTGCGGCGCGAGCAACCCGCGCGGGTTCGTGATGAGCTGACCCGCCGCGGTGTCTTCGCGCATCTGGGCTCCTCCGATGAGCCGATCTTCGTCGATCCGGACCCGCAGCTCGGACTGACCGGACGGATGGTGGTCGCCGCCCGGGTCGGCCGCGAGCTGTTGGGCTCGGTGTGGGTGGCCTGTTCCGAGCCGTTGCAGGGGACGGGGCTGACCGCGCTGCGCACCGGGGTGCGCACCGTCGCGCTGCATCTGCTGCGCTCGCGGGCCAGTGCCGACCTGGAGCGCCAGGTGGAATCGGAATCTGTGCAGCGTCTGCTCGAGGGTGCCGCCGATGCGGTCGCGGTGGCCAGCCGGGTGGGGTTGCCGCTGGGGCCGCTGCGGGTCATCGCATTGCGCGCCCGGCTGGAACCCGACCGGCACACCGCGCTGCTGGTGACCTTCGAGAAGGCCACGGCCGGCTTCGGGTGGTCGCGTCCCGGGCGCAGCGCGTTGGCGGAGAACACCGTGTACACGGTGTTGCCGGGGGAGAGCGCCGACACCGCCCGGGCGTGGCTGGACGAACTGCGCGCGGTCCTGCCGGGGCAGGCGACGCTGATGGCCGGTATCAGCGGGGCCGCCGAGGCGGGCGAGCTGGCCGCCGCTCGCTGGGAGGCCGACGAATGTCTGGCCCTGCACGAGGCCGGAGCGCCGGATCTACCCCCGCCGGCCTATGACGAATCCTGGGACGACCTGGTCCTGCAGCGGCTGCGCACCGCCGTGGACAACGGCCGCGGCCCGAGCCGTGGACCGGTGATCGATCTGCACCGGCACGACCGCGAACACGGCACTCCGTATGTGCGGACCCTGCGGGTGTGGCTGGAATGCCAGGGTGATCCCGTGCGCACCGGGGCGGTTCTCGGCGTGCACGAGAACACCGTGCGCTACCGGTTGCGCAAGATGGCCGAGGTCGCCGCGGTGCAGGTCGACGATCCGCGCAAGCGGCTGGCCATGATGATCGAACTGGCAATCCTCGACCGCACCTGA
- a CDS encoding energy-coupling factor transporter transmembrane component T family protein: protein MSEQKRPLVLLRPVPGDTVIHRLWAGTKLIGVVALAVLMVLYPGWIPIAMITALLAVAILLARVPRGALPSIPGWIWLLILLGGVTAAFAGGTPIVTLGGLELELGGLLKFLRVTAVSIVLLGMGLLVSWTTNVAEIAPAVSTLGRPLRWLRLPIDDWAATVALSLRAFPMLIDEFRILYAARRLRPRELPDGRRERMKAQVSDLIDLLAATVTVSLRRADEMGDAITARGGAGQLSAHPSRLHTADVVALIVLALVCGVAGYIEGFTFLATT from the coding sequence ATGAGCGAACAGAAGCGGCCGCTGGTCCTGCTCCGTCCGGTGCCTGGCGACACGGTCATCCACCGGCTCTGGGCCGGCACGAAACTCATCGGCGTCGTCGCGCTGGCGGTGTTGATGGTGCTCTACCCGGGCTGGATCCCCATCGCGATGATCACGGCTCTGCTGGCCGTCGCGATCCTGCTGGCGCGAGTGCCGCGCGGTGCGCTGCCGAGCATCCCTGGGTGGATCTGGCTGCTCATCCTGCTCGGCGGGGTGACCGCAGCGTTCGCCGGTGGCACCCCGATCGTCACGCTGGGCGGGTTGGAGCTCGAGCTGGGCGGGCTGCTGAAGTTCCTGCGCGTGACAGCGGTGTCGATCGTCCTGCTGGGCATGGGCCTGCTGGTCTCGTGGACCACCAACGTCGCCGAGATCGCCCCCGCGGTGTCGACGCTCGGCCGACCGTTGCGCTGGCTGCGGCTACCGATCGACGACTGGGCCGCCACCGTGGCGCTGTCGCTGCGTGCCTTCCCGATGCTCATCGACGAATTCCGCATCCTCTACGCCGCGCGGCGGCTGCGTCCGCGGGAACTGCCCGACGGCCGCCGCGAGCGCATGAAGGCGCAGGTGTCCGATCTGATCGACCTGCTGGCCGCCACGGTGACGGTGTCGCTGCGGCGCGCCGATGAGATGGGTGATGCCATCACCGCGCGCGGGGGTGCCGGCCAGCTCTCTGCGCACCCGTCACGGCTGCACACCGCCGATGTGGTCGCCCTGATCGTCTTGGCGCTGGTGTGCGGGGTCGCGGGTTATATCGAGGGGTTCACCTTTCTGGCCACCACCTAG
- a CDS encoding ABC transporter ATP-binding protein — MPPGPPRPRRAGSLLPGELAQASVMAALSAAIAIIAVVVPFAAGLSLLATVPMGLLAYRYRLRVLVAATVAGALVAFIIAGIGGLMTVLNCAYVGGLVGFVKRRGRGLPTVLVVSAAAGALFGAAVVLVLLVATRMRELVFAAMTANVDGTVAILSYVPDLQPLADKVREIFGFLLDHWPILIFSYGLIAIVFVGLVGWWALSRVLSRLAGVPDVHKLESLDESDPVAPTPLHLRDVVFRYPGTDRDALGPVSMSVQSGEHIAVTGANGSGKTTLMLVLCGRPPTEGVVERPGAVGLGAPGGTAVIMQHPESQILGTRVADDVVWGLPAGTTVDVPALLAEVGLDGLDERDTGSLSGGELQRLAVAAALARKPALLIADEVTSMVDQEGRDGLMSMLAELTRRRNMALVHITHYNGEAEAAERVVNLTGGSAMVESADPPEPTGERPSDVPVLELSGVGHSYGDGTPWATTALRDIDLTVYEGDGVLIHGLNGSGKSTLAWILAGLTEPTTGTCLLDGRPVAEQVGAVALSFQAARLQLMRSHVFREIASAAGFSARDRGKVNAALATVGLEPELADRRIDQLSGGQMRRVVLAGLLARAPRAIVLDEPLAGLDATSARGLLRLLEELRRGGLTIIVISHDFAGLEELCPRTLHLRDGVLVPVPASTSGTPS, encoded by the coding sequence ATGCCCCCAGGTCCGCCGCGCCCCCGTCGGGCCGGTTCATTGCTTCCGGGGGAGTTGGCACAAGCCTCCGTCATGGCCGCGCTGTCCGCGGCCATCGCGATCATTGCCGTCGTGGTCCCGTTCGCCGCCGGGTTGTCCCTGCTGGCCACCGTGCCCATGGGGCTGCTCGCATACCGCTACCGGTTGCGGGTGCTGGTGGCCGCGACCGTCGCAGGCGCGTTGGTGGCCTTCATCATCGCGGGTATCGGCGGCCTGATGACGGTGCTCAACTGCGCGTATGTCGGCGGGCTCGTCGGCTTCGTCAAACGCCGCGGTCGCGGTCTACCCACCGTGCTCGTGGTCTCCGCGGCCGCCGGCGCGCTGTTCGGCGCGGCCGTTGTGCTGGTGCTGCTGGTGGCCACCCGCATGCGCGAGCTGGTCTTTGCCGCGATGACCGCCAACGTGGACGGCACCGTCGCGATCCTGAGCTACGTCCCCGACCTGCAACCGCTCGCCGACAAGGTGCGCGAGATCTTCGGCTTCCTGCTCGATCACTGGCCGATTCTCATCTTCTCCTACGGTCTGATCGCCATCGTTTTCGTCGGGCTGGTGGGGTGGTGGGCATTGTCCCGGGTGCTCAGCCGGTTGGCGGGTGTTCCCGATGTGCACAAGCTGGAATCCCTGGACGAGTCCGATCCGGTCGCACCGACACCGCTGCACCTGCGCGATGTCGTGTTCCGGTACCCGGGTACCGACCGCGATGCGCTCGGACCGGTGTCGATGAGTGTGCAGTCCGGCGAGCACATCGCGGTCACCGGCGCCAACGGCTCCGGGAAGACCACCCTGATGCTGGTGCTCTGCGGCCGCCCACCGACCGAGGGTGTTGTCGAGCGCCCCGGCGCCGTCGGGCTCGGGGCACCCGGCGGAACCGCGGTGATCATGCAGCACCCCGAAAGTCAGATCCTCGGCACCCGGGTGGCCGACGATGTCGTCTGGGGACTGCCCGCCGGGACGACCGTCGACGTGCCGGCCCTACTGGCCGAGGTCGGCCTGGACGGACTCGACGAGCGCGACACCGGCAGCCTGTCCGGCGGCGAACTGCAGCGCCTCGCGGTGGCCGCGGCGCTGGCGCGTAAACCCGCGCTGTTGATCGCCGACGAGGTGACCAGCATGGTCGACCAGGAGGGCCGCGACGGGCTGATGTCGATGCTGGCCGAGCTGACCCGCCGCCGGAACATGGCCCTGGTGCACATCACCCACTACAACGGCGAGGCCGAGGCCGCCGAACGGGTGGTCAACCTCACCGGCGGATCGGCGATGGTGGAGTCCGCGGATCCGCCGGAGCCGACCGGCGAGCGTCCCAGCGACGTCCCGGTCCTCGAACTCTCCGGGGTGGGTCACAGCTACGGCGACGGGACCCCGTGGGCCACCACGGCGCTGCGCGATATCGACCTGACCGTCTACGAGGGCGACGGTGTGCTGATCCACGGGCTCAACGGCTCGGGCAAGTCGACGCTCGCCTGGATCCTGGCGGGACTGACCGAGCCCACCACCGGCACCTGCCTGCTCGACGGGCGGCCGGTGGCCGAGCAGGTGGGCGCGGTGGCGTTGTCGTTCCAGGCCGCCCGACTGCAGCTGATGCGCAGTCACGTGTTCCGCGAGATCGCCTCGGCCGCCGGCTTTTCCGCGCGGGACCGCGGCAAGGTCAACGCCGCGCTGGCCACCGTCGGCCTGGAACCCGAACTGGCCGACCGGCGCATCGATCAGCTCTCGGGCGGGCAGATGCGCCGAGTGGTGCTGGCCGGTCTGCTGGCCCGTGCGCCGCGGGCCATCGTGCTCGACGAACCGCTGGCCGGACTGGATGCGACCAGTGCCCGCGGGTTGTTGCGGCTGCTGGAGGAGCTGCGCCGTGGCGGGCTGACGATCATCGTGATCTCCCACGATTTCGCGGGTCTGGAAGAGCTGTGCCCGCGCACCCTGCACCTGCGCGACGGCGTGTTGGTGCCGGTACCCGCGAGCACATCGGGGACGCCGTCATGA
- a CDS encoding MarR family winged helix-turn-helix transcriptional regulator, which translates to MDRQDPAALGADLLAVVARINRLANQRIELPLPFAQARLLATIEDQGRARISDLAAIDHCSQPTMTTQVRRLEDAGLVSRAEDSADARVVLIEITDAGRAMLNRVRADRSAAINPYLEHLDDAQRGALVDAIQVLRGLLDDAQQDRRPK; encoded by the coding sequence GTGGATCGCCAAGACCCCGCCGCCCTCGGCGCCGACCTGCTGGCCGTCGTCGCGCGCATCAACCGACTGGCAAACCAGCGGATCGAGCTGCCGCTGCCGTTCGCTCAGGCAAGGCTGCTGGCCACCATCGAGGACCAGGGCCGAGCCCGGATCTCCGACCTGGCCGCCATCGACCACTGCTCACAACCGACGATGACCACCCAGGTGCGCAGGCTCGAAGACGCCGGGTTGGTCTCGCGGGCGGAGGACTCCGCCGACGCACGGGTCGTGCTGATCGAGATCACCGACGCCGGCCGGGCCATGTTGAACCGGGTGCGCGCCGATCGCAGTGCCGCGATCAATCCCTATCTGGAACATCTCGACGACGCGCAGCGTGGTGCGCTCGTCGACGCGATACAGGTGCTGCGTGGGCTGCTCGACGACGCCCAGCAGGACCGCCGACCGAAGTAA
- a CDS encoding MFS transporter gives MWRQPKAVWAVAFASVVAFMGIGLVDPILKPIADNLNATPSQVSLLFTSYMAVMGVAMLITGVVSSRIGPKNTLLIGLVIIIAGAGLAGMSETVMEIVGWRALWGLGNALFIATALATIVNAACGSVAQAIILYEAALGLGIAIGPLVGGVLGSISWRGPFFGVSALMAVALVVTVFLLPSTPRPARATSIVDPFRALRHRGLLAVSLTALFYNFGFFTLLAFTPFPLDMNAQQIGLIFFGWGVALAFTSVVAAPRLQHRFGTIPTLVVNLLALTVTLAVMAIGTADKAVLATCVVVAGLFIGINNTLITETVMKAAPVERGVASAAYSFLRFGGAAVAPWLAGTLGEHVSIHLPYWVGAGAVAVGAALLFAARGHLTGVDAHEEELEELTDEATAVTVGN, from the coding sequence ATGTGGCGTCAACCGAAAGCCGTCTGGGCTGTTGCCTTCGCCTCCGTCGTCGCCTTCATGGGCATCGGCCTGGTCGACCCCATCCTCAAACCCATCGCAGACAACCTGAACGCCACCCCTTCGCAGGTCTCCCTGCTGTTCACCAGCTACATGGCGGTGATGGGTGTCGCCATGCTGATCACCGGCGTGGTGTCCAGCCGGATCGGCCCGAAAAACACCCTGCTGATCGGCCTGGTGATCATCATCGCCGGGGCCGGGCTGGCGGGGATGAGCGAGACGGTTATGGAGATCGTCGGCTGGCGGGCGCTGTGGGGGCTCGGCAACGCCTTGTTCATCGCGACCGCACTGGCCACCATCGTCAACGCCGCCTGCGGATCGGTGGCACAGGCGATCATCCTCTACGAGGCCGCCCTCGGCCTCGGTATCGCGATCGGTCCGCTGGTCGGCGGCGTGCTCGGCTCCATCTCCTGGCGCGGACCGTTCTTCGGGGTGTCGGCGCTGATGGCCGTGGCGCTGGTGGTGACCGTGTTCCTGCTGCCGTCCACCCCGCGTCCGGCGCGCGCCACCAGCATTGTCGACCCGTTCCGGGCATTGCGGCACCGCGGCCTGCTGGCCGTCTCGCTGACCGCCCTGTTCTACAACTTCGGCTTCTTCACGCTGCTGGCGTTCACCCCGTTCCCGCTGGACATGAACGCCCAGCAGATCGGGCTGATCTTCTTCGGCTGGGGTGTCGCGCTGGCGTTCACCTCGGTGGTGGCGGCACCGCGGCTACAGCATCGCTTCGGCACCATCCCGACGCTGGTGGTCAACCTGCTCGCGCTGACGGTCACGCTGGCCGTGATGGCCATCGGAACCGCCGACAAGGCGGTGCTGGCGACCTGCGTGGTGGTGGCCGGCCTGTTCATCGGCATCAACAACACGCTGATCACCGAGACCGTGATGAAGGCCGCCCCGGTCGAGCGAGGCGTGGCATCGGCGGCCTACAGCTTCTTGCGCTTCGGCGGGGCGGCGGTGGCGCCGTGGCTGGCGGGCACGCTCGGCGAGCATGTCAGCATCCACCTGCCGTACTGGGTGGGTGCCGGCGCGGTGGCCGTCGGTGCCGCGCTGCTGTTCGCCGCACGCGGGCACCTGACCGGCGTCGACGCCCACGAGGAAGAGCTCGAGGAATTGACCGACGAGGCCACCGCGGTCACCGTCGGCAACTGA
- a CDS encoding VIT1/CCC1 transporter family protein has protein sequence MSDPQSPTGLPHVPDHKHADVTGGWLRAATFGAMDGLVSNTALIAGVAAGANPQTVVLAGIAGLLAGAFSMALGEFTSVTTANEQIDSEVRVERRSFLNQPEAERDELTAMLVEMGMTPQTAAAATEEIHRDENRALNFHLVQELGVDPREKPSPWVAAISSFVMFTIGAIVPLIPYLLGFASLWAGLACGGLGLAITGVLASKFTRTPPLFSSLRLLLLGGAAIAATYLVGSVVGVAVS, from the coding sequence ATGTCCGATCCTCAGTCGCCGACGGGTCTCCCGCATGTGCCCGACCACAAGCATGCCGATGTCACCGGCGGGTGGCTGCGCGCGGCCACCTTCGGTGCGATGGACGGTCTGGTCAGCAACACCGCACTGATCGCCGGCGTCGCGGCCGGCGCGAACCCGCAGACGGTGGTGCTGGCGGGTATCGCCGGCCTGCTGGCCGGCGCGTTCTCCATGGCGCTGGGGGAGTTCACCTCGGTGACGACGGCCAATGAGCAGATCGACTCGGAGGTGAGGGTCGAACGCCGCTCGTTCCTCAACCAGCCGGAGGCCGAGCGCGATGAGCTCACCGCGATGCTCGTCGAGATGGGCATGACACCGCAGACCGCGGCGGCCGCGACCGAGGAGATCCACCGTGACGAGAATCGTGCGCTGAACTTCCACCTCGTCCAGGAACTCGGCGTGGACCCGCGTGAGAAGCCCTCACCGTGGGTGGCGGCCATCTCGTCGTTCGTGATGTTCACCATCGGCGCCATCGTGCCGCTGATCCCGTACCTGCTCGGATTTGCTTCGCTGTGGGCCGGGTTGGCTTGCGGCGGGCTGGGTTTGGCGATCACCGGTGTGTTGGCCTCGAAGTTCACCCGCACCCCACCGCTGTTCTCGTCGCTGCGGCTGCTGCTGTTGGGCGGGGCTGCGATCGCGGCCACCTATCTGGTGGGTTCCGTGGTGGGGGTCGCCGTCAGCTAG
- a CDS encoding acyl-CoA dehydrogenase → MTTTADHLRNALDGRWRDVKNQVRAELSSEVFRPHYTPNTVIARTKVAEQLKIMAARGAAEDGFKKEHGGNGDVGAAVTQIEMLAMSDLSLMVKAGVQWGLFGGAIENLGTERHHDAYVRKLIDLELLGCFAMTETGHGSDVQSLETTATYDPQTQEFVIDSPTPSSRKDYIGGAAETARVAAVFAQLITKGEGHGVHCFVVPIRDDAGNDLPGVTTSDCHYKGGLPGVDNGRIQFDQVRIPRENLLNKYADVSEDGTYSSPIENKGRRFFTMLGTLIRGRVTVGGSAGAAARVALDIATRYALQRRQFEAPGSENEVLIMDYLVHQRRLFPLIAKSYALQFAQNELVAKCHELQTAENPDAEEQRELESRAAGLKAANTWHATRAIQEAREACGGAGYLAENRLIALKADTDVFTTFEGDNHVLTQLVAKELLTSYADDIKGMSPVEWVRFAANFAGERVLKRTAAQTIMQTIVDSREDNEEEGSLFNRGTQVKMFEDREEYMLASVARRLQSKAKEMSPFEAFNSVQDHVLHTAQAHIDRIILEAFVAGIDACEDEQAREILGMVCDLYALSVIEEDKAWFVEHRFLSTERAKAVTRGINDRCRRLRPHAELLVDGFGIPEQLRYAEMLHPEHIPDADEHEEKDAVSSGTIEPK, encoded by the coding sequence ATGACCACTACCGCTGATCACCTCCGCAACGCCCTCGACGGCCGCTGGCGCGACGTGAAAAACCAGGTCCGCGCCGAGCTCTCGAGCGAGGTGTTCCGCCCGCACTACACGCCGAACACCGTCATCGCCCGGACCAAGGTCGCCGAACAGCTCAAGATCATGGCCGCGCGCGGGGCCGCCGAGGACGGTTTCAAGAAGGAGCACGGCGGCAACGGTGACGTCGGCGCCGCCGTCACCCAGATCGAGATGCTCGCCATGAGCGATCTGTCGCTGATGGTGAAAGCCGGTGTGCAGTGGGGACTGTTCGGCGGCGCGATCGAGAATCTGGGCACCGAACGCCACCACGACGCCTACGTCCGCAAGCTGATCGATCTCGAGCTGCTCGGGTGCTTCGCGATGACCGAGACCGGCCACGGCAGTGACGTGCAGTCCCTGGAGACGACGGCCACCTACGATCCGCAGACCCAGGAGTTCGTCATCGACTCCCCCACGCCGTCCTCCCGCAAGGACTACATCGGCGGTGCGGCGGAGACAGCACGGGTGGCAGCGGTGTTCGCGCAGCTGATCACCAAGGGCGAGGGCCATGGCGTGCACTGCTTCGTGGTGCCCATCCGCGATGACGCCGGTAACGATCTGCCGGGCGTGACCACCTCGGACTGTCACTACAAGGGCGGGCTGCCCGGTGTCGACAACGGGCGCATCCAGTTCGACCAGGTCCGCATTCCCCGCGAGAATCTGCTCAACAAATACGCCGATGTGTCCGAGGACGGCACCTACAGCTCGCCCATCGAGAACAAGGGCCGCCGCTTCTTCACCATGCTGGGCACGCTGATCCGCGGTCGGGTGACCGTCGGCGGCAGCGCCGGCGCGGCGGCACGGGTGGCACTCGACATCGCCACCCGATACGCACTGCAGCGCAGGCAGTTCGAGGCACCCGGTTCGGAGAACGAGGTGCTGATCATGGACTACCTGGTGCATCAGCGCCGGTTGTTCCCGCTGATCGCCAAGTCCTACGCCCTGCAGTTCGCGCAGAACGAGTTGGTCGCCAAGTGCCACGAACTGCAGACCGCCGAGAATCCCGACGCCGAGGAGCAGCGCGAGCTGGAGTCCCGCGCCGCCGGGTTGAAGGCTGCCAACACCTGGCATGCCACCCGGGCCATCCAGGAGGCGCGTGAAGCATGCGGCGGCGCAGGCTATCTCGCCGAGAACCGGTTGATCGCCCTGAAGGCCGACACCGACGTGTTCACCACCTTCGAGGGTGACAACCACGTCCTGACCCAGCTGGTGGCCAAGGAGCTGCTGACCTCCTACGCCGACGACATCAAGGGCATGAGCCCGGTGGAGTGGGTGCGGTTCGCGGCCAACTTCGCCGGCGAGCGGGTGCTCAAGCGCACCGCGGCCCAGACGATCATGCAGACCATCGTCGACAGCCGCGAGGACAACGAGGAAGAGGGCTCGTTGTTCAATCGCGGCACCCAGGTCAAGATGTTCGAGGACCGCGAGGAGTACATGCTGGCCTCGGTGGCGCGCCGGCTGCAGAGCAAGGCCAAGGAAATGTCACCGTTCGAGGCGTTCAACTCGGTGCAGGACCATGTGCTGCACACTGCGCAGGCGCATATCGACCGCATCATCCTCGAGGCGTTCGTCGCCGGTATCGACGCCTGCGAGGACGAGCAGGCCCGCGAGATCCTCGGCATGGTCTGCGACCTGTACGCACTGTCGGTGATCGAAGAGGACAAGGCCTGGTTCGTCGAACACCGCTTCCTGTCGACCGAGCGGGCCAAGGCCGTCACCCGCGGTATCAACGACCGCTGCCGCCGGTTGCGCCCGCACGCCGAGCTCCTGGTAGACGGGTTCGGTATCCCCGAGCAACTGCGCTACGCCGAAATGCTGCATCCCGAACACATCCCGGACGCCGACGAGCACGAGGAGAAGGACGCCGTCAGCTCCGGGACGATCGAACCGAAGTAG